One window of Quercus robur chromosome 12, dhQueRobu3.1, whole genome shotgun sequence genomic DNA carries:
- the LOC126709251 gene encoding trifunctional UDP-glucose 4,6-dehydratase/UDP-4-keto-6-deoxy-D-glucose 3,5-epimerase/UDP-4-keto-L-rhamnose-reductase RHM1-like: MSAEPGPSYAPKNILLTGAAGFIASHVTSRLIKNYPNYKIVALDKLDYCSSFKNLQSCLNSSNFKFVKGDIGCADLVNYLLVAEDIDTIMHFAAQTHVDNSFGNSFEFTTNNIYGTHVLLEACKVTGRVKRFIHVSTDEVYGETDLETDIGNPEASQLLPTNPYSATKAGAEMLVMAYNRSYGLPTITTRGNNVYGPNQYPEKLIPKFILLAMKGEKLPIHGNGSNVRSYLYCEDVAEAFDVILHKGVIGHVYNIGTQKERGVLDVAEDICKLFGLDPKEAISFVQDRPFNDQRYFLDDQKLKKLGWDERTSWEDGLKMTMEWYTKNPNWWGDVSSALHPHPGVSMITQSSDDAWFFQYGHTRITREFSLSNGSSGLKFLIYGRTGWLGGLLGKLCEDQGIVYEYGKGRLEDRKSLLEDIRRVRPSHVFNAAGVTGRPNVDWCESHKVETIRTNVVGTLTLADVCKDQGLLMINFATGCIFEYDKEHPQGSCIGFKEEDKPNFTGSFYSKTKAMVEELIIEYENVCTLRVRMPISSDLSNPRNFITKISRYNKVVTIPNSMTVLDELLPISIEMAKRNCSGIWNFTNPGVISHNEILEMYRDYIDPKFTWVNFNLEEQAKVIVAPRSNNELDASKLKNEFPELLSIKDSIIKYVFEPNKKT; encoded by the exons ATGTCAGCTGAACCTGGTCCTTCATATGCACCAAAAAACATCCTATTAACTGGTGCAGCCGGCTTCATAGCCTCCCATGTAACCAGCAGACTAATCAAGAACTATCCAAACTACAAGATTGTGGCCCTTGATAAGCTAGACTACTGTTCCAGCTTCAAGAATCTCCAATCTTGTCTCAACTCCTCAAACTTCAAATTCGTCAAGGGTGATATTGGTTGTGCTGACCTTGTCAATTACCTCTTGGTAGCAGAGGACATTGACACTATAATGCACTTTGCTGCCCAAACCCATGTGGATAATTCCTTTGGGAACTCCTTTGAATTCACCACCAACAATATATATGGCACACATGTACTTCTTGAGGCTTGCAAAGTTACTGGGCGCGTCAAAAGGTTCATCCATGTTAGTACTGATGAAGTTTATGGGGAGACTGATTTAGAGACTGACATTGGCAATCCTGAGGCCTCTCAGCTTCTTCCCACCAATCCATACTCTGCCACAAAAGCAGGCGCAGAAATGCTTGTCATGGCTTATAATAGATCCTATGGCctcccaacaataacaactcgAGGCAATAATGTGTATGGCCCTAATCAATATCCAGAAAAGCTTATACCGAAATTCATTCTCCTTGCCATGAAGGGAGAGAAGTTGCCGATCCATGGTAATGGCTCAAATGTGAGAAGCTATTTATATTGTGAGGATGTTGCTGAAGCATTTGATGTCATACTTCATAAAGGGGTTATTGGACATGTATACAATATTGGCACTCAAAAGGAAAGGGGAGTCTTGGATGTGGCTGAGGACATTTGCAAGCTGTTTGGATTGGATCCTAAAGAAGCCATAAGTTTTGTTCAAGACAGACCATTTAATGACCAGAGGTACTTCTTGGATGATCAAAAGCTAAAGAAGCTTGGCTGGGATGAAAGGACCTCTTGGGAGGATGGGCTAAAGATGACAATGGAGTGGTATACTAAGAATCCTAATTGGTGGGGTGATGTATCTTCTGCTCTTCACCCACACCCTGGTGTTTCCATGATAACTCAATCCAGTGATGATGCTTGGTTCTTTCAGTATGGGCACACGAGAATTACAAGAGAATTCAGTCTGAGTAATGGCAGTTCAGGATTGAAATTCTTGATATATGGAAGGACAGGTTGGCTAGGTGGATTATTAGGGAAGCTCTGTGAAGACCAGGGCATAGTCTATGAATATGGGAAGGGAAGACTGGAAGATAGGAAGTCACTCTTGGAGGATATAAGGAGAGTAAGGCCAAGCCATGTGTTTAATGCAGCGGGAGTTACTGGGAGGCCAAATGTTGATTGGTGTGAATCACACAAGGTTGAAACAATTAGAACTAATGTGGTGGGTACATTAACTTTAGCTGATGTTTGCAAGGACCAAGGTCTGTTGATGATTAATTTTGCCACTGGCTGCATATTTGAGTATGACAAGGAGCACCCCCAAGGATCATGTATAGGATTCAAGGAGGAAGATAAGCCTAATTTCACCGGTTCCTTCTATTCCAAGACTAAGGCCATG GTGGAGGAGCTTATAATAGAATATGAGAATGTCTGCACTCTCAGGGTTCGAATGCCAATATCATCAGATCTCAGCAACCCAAGAAACTTCATCACGAAGATCAGTCGTTACAACAAAGTGGTGACCATACCCAATAGCATGACGGTACTAGATGAGCTCCTACCCATCTCCATTGAGATGGCAAAGAGGAATTGCAGTGGAATTTGGAACTTCACCAATCCAGGAGTTATAAGTCACAATGAGATTTTAGAGATGTACAGAGATTACATTGACCCAAAATTCACTTGGGTGAATTTCA